The Bacteroidota bacterium DNA segment AATCTCTCCAGTATTGGAGGAAAGCTTCAGATAAGGGAAAACCTTTCGCTTGACAATCTTACCGGGCTGGAAAATCTCTCCAGTATTGGCGGATGGCTTGAGTTCTATGACAATGGTTCTCTGGAAAACCTTCTGGCCCTGGAAAACCTGACTTCCATAAACGGTAGAATTTTTATTAGTAGTAATTTCAATCTGTTGACCCTTGAAGGCCTGGAAAATATTGATGCAGGAACGATCAATGAAATATTGATAAATGGGAATCCCCATTTATCGTTTTGTGCTGTGCAGAGCGTCTGCGATTACCTGGCCAGCCCGTACGCTAACGTCTGGATTGAAAATAACGCCTATGGCTGCAATTCGCCGGAAGAAGTGGACTCAGTTTGCCTGATCGTGCATATCGGCGGGCCGGAACCGGGTTGGACGGAAGAAATTGTTGTGTATCCCAATCCCTCGGCAGATCATACTAACATATCCGGATTTCCTGCTTCTCAGGGCACAATATACCTCAGCATCTACAACATAAACGGCTTATGTATGCTCCAGGAAAGGATCAGTCCTGGAAATGCAGGAACAAATGTTTATGAAATTGACCTTGGCCCTTACCCTGAAGGGATGTATTTCATCCACATCCGGAGTGGTAGTGAGGTGGTGACGAGGAAGGTGTTGAAGTTATGAGGTTTGGGATATGAGGCAGGTGACCATGAGACTGTGAGACTCTGGGACGATTAATGACGAAATCCCTGCCTGCCCTCCTACGGCGGGTTAACCGGCAGACAGGTTTAATTTTTGAATTATTTACTTAAACATGGACACCTGAAACAAATTCTTGGGCATCAGGCATCGGACTTCAGTTATCAGGCGTCGGGCGTCAGATAGCTTCAAAATTGAATTCGTCCGCTGTGACCATTATACATGAGTTATGCACTATGCTGAACATTATTACAAACCCAAATAAAAACATCATGAAAAAATTTACTCTACTTATCGTTTTGTCAATAATCATCCAGACTATTGGATTTTCTCAACCATGTCCAGATAGCATTGGTTTCACTTCACAAGTACAGATTGACAGTTTTCAAATAAACTTCCCTAATTGTTCGGAAATTGAGGGATTAGTCTTCATTGGTCATCCTGAATATGATACCGATATTGATAATCTCGAAGGGTTAAACACTTTGACCTCAATTGGTGGTGACTTAGTGATCACGGGTACTGTATCTTTGACGAATTTATCAGGCCTTGAAAACCTCAATTCAATTGGAGGATCCCTTAATTTCGGTGCAAACTTTATGCTCGGTACTACTGGAAACTTAGGGTTAATCAGCCTTGAAGGATTAGACAATTTAACTACTATTGGTGGTCAATTAAGTATTGAACATCATCCTAATCTGCTAAATTTGAATGGATTGCAAAATCTGACTTCGATAGGATATTTCCTTCATATTGAAAACAACCAATCTCTTACAGATATTAGTGGAGTAGAAAATATTAATGCAGGAACAATTTCTGGATTGGACATTAATAATAATATATCCTTATCAACATGCGATGTGCAAAGCATCTGCGATTATTTGGCAGTGCCTGGTAGTAATGTTGAAATCTGGGGTAATGCCCCCGGTTGCAACAGCCAGGAAGAGGTGGAAGAGGCATGTGAAAGTACCTCCTGCCTGCCAGGGGGAATTTATTTCGGGACCCAGGAAGAGATTGACAATTTCCCCATAAATTATCCGGATTGTAATGTCATTGAAGGGAGTGTGGGTATTAAAGGGGATGATATTACAAATCTCGCCGGATTAAGCCAAATAACCGAAATTAATGGAGACTTAAGGATCGGCCCCGGCGATTTGCAAGGATATTTTGCCAATCCGAATCTTACAAGCTTATCGGGTTTGGATAATTTAACGGCTGTCGGGGGGAAGCTTAGGATTTTCGGGGATACCTCGTTGATCAATCTTGACGGTCTGGAAAACCTCCATTCTGTGGGTGGAAGTC contains these protein-coding regions:
- a CDS encoding T9SS type A sorting domain-containing protein — protein: MKKFTLLIVLSIIIQTIGFSQPCPDSIGFTSQVQIDSFQINFPNCSEIEGLVFIGHPEYDTDIDNLEGLNTLTSIGGDLVITGTVSLTNLSGLENLNSIGGSLNFGANFMLGTTGNLGLISLEGLDNLTTIGGQLSIEHHPNLLNLNGLQNLTSIGYFLHIENNQSLTDISGVENINAGTISGLDINNNISLSTCDVQSICDYLAVPGSNVEIWGNAPGCNSQEEVEEACESTSCLPGGIYFGTQEEIDNFPINYPDCNVIEGSVGIKGDDITNLAGLSQITEINGDLRIGPGDLQGYFANPNLTSLSGLDNLTAVGGKLRIFGDTSLINLDGLENLHSVGGSLIIGMTKFISLQGLDNLHSIGGSLDISCGYLTTLAGLENLESVENLDISYCQALENINALSGLTEVGNNIEIRYTALTDLAGLDNITHIGGTLGLVHNPNLSDLSGLGNLTELNGFLAVYSNASLTSLTDLENIQGSSIENLIIKENPLLAQCDVESVCEFLASPNGTIEIWGNAPGCNSPEEVEEACLGSIKDNSEDIEFTIKPNPVSVFAEISLNSPGSRHIEISFFNTTGICVKSWQYPQSQTGKNHFILNLKEIPEGIYFCRVQAGNKVMTRKVVKL